One region of Rhodocaloribacter litoris genomic DNA includes:
- a CDS encoding sugar transferase, translating to MSRKTELIVLLLSDALAITLADLFYYLGRFRWMWFGEPALFPDTQPLYFFLWNAVLAVFWVVLFLFFGMYRERYAASRFDEIVSLGKIITVGVLVLIFAVYIDALQPGTSRQAIFFYWGAMLGFVATGRIGVRSVQKALILRGHGTHRTLIVGWSDHVEKIYEEVARYPEAGLDVVGAIRLRRDDDPPEAEGAYPEAGGDGAPAVVGGVAVHAPAARAWTIEDLPRLIDELGVQDVLIALGSNDHAPLMEVLRLCDGKPVTLKLVPDFYTIIGGMARTEHMYGLPLIEVLPEPIQPWEQSTKRLIDVLVATVVLLAGLPLWVLLGVLIRLTSPGPAIYRQQRVGQHGRVFTMYKFRTMRHDAEAETGPVWARENDPRYTPLGRWLRKTRLDEVPQFWNVLKGDMSLVGPRPERPYFVEKLADEIPLYRRRHRVKPGITGWAQVKWKYDESLEDVRQKVKYDLFYIENMSLRMDFKILFRTLRTALLGKGR from the coding sequence CACGCTGGCGGACCTGTTCTACTACCTGGGCCGGTTCCGCTGGATGTGGTTCGGCGAGCCGGCCCTCTTCCCGGATACGCAGCCGCTCTACTTTTTCCTCTGGAATGCGGTGCTGGCGGTCTTCTGGGTGGTGCTTTTCCTCTTCTTCGGCATGTACCGGGAGCGGTACGCGGCCAGCCGCTTCGACGAGATCGTCTCGCTCGGCAAGATCATCACCGTGGGGGTGCTGGTGCTGATCTTTGCCGTCTACATCGATGCGTTGCAACCGGGGACGAGCCGGCAGGCGATCTTTTTCTACTGGGGGGCGATGCTCGGCTTCGTGGCCACGGGACGCATCGGCGTGCGGTCCGTGCAGAAGGCGTTGATCCTGCGGGGCCACGGCACGCACCGAACCCTGATCGTCGGGTGGAGCGACCATGTGGAGAAGATCTACGAGGAGGTGGCCCGCTACCCGGAGGCGGGGCTCGACGTGGTCGGGGCCATCCGCCTCCGGCGCGATGACGATCCGCCGGAAGCCGAGGGGGCCTACCCGGAAGCCGGGGGCGACGGAGCCCCGGCGGTCGTCGGGGGGGTGGCGGTGCATGCCCCGGCTGCCCGGGCCTGGACCATCGAGGACCTGCCCCGGCTGATCGACGAGCTGGGGGTGCAGGATGTCCTCATCGCTCTGGGCTCGAACGACCACGCGCCGCTGATGGAGGTGTTGCGCCTCTGTGACGGGAAGCCGGTGACCCTCAAGCTCGTGCCCGACTTCTACACCATCATCGGGGGCATGGCCCGTACCGAGCACATGTACGGCCTTCCGCTCATCGAGGTGTTGCCCGAGCCGATTCAGCCGTGGGAGCAGAGCACGAAGCGCCTCATCGACGTGCTGGTGGCGACGGTGGTGCTCCTGGCGGGCCTGCCGCTGTGGGTGCTCCTCGGCGTCCTCATCCGCCTGACCTCGCCCGGGCCGGCCATCTACCGGCAGCAACGGGTCGGGCAGCACGGCCGCGTTTTCACCATGTACAAGTTCCGCACCATGCGGCACGACGCCGAAGCCGAAACCGGCCCCGTCTGGGCGCGCGAGAACGACCCCCGCTATACTCCCCTGGGCCGGTGGTTGCGCAAGACCCGTCTCGACGAGGTGCCGCAGTTCTGGAACGTCCTCAAAGGCGACATGAGCCTCGTCGGTCCCCGCCCGGAACGCCCCTACTTCGTGGAAAAACTGGCCGACGAGATCCCGCTCTATCGTCGCCGGCATCGTGTCAAGCCCGGCATCACCGGCTGGGCCCAGGTCAAGTGGAAATACGACGAGAGCCTCGAAGACGTGCGGCAAAAGGTCAAGTACGATCTGTTCTACATCGAGAACATGAGCCTGCGGATGGATTTCAAGATCCTGTTCCGCACCCTCCGCACCGCCCTGCTCGGCAAGGGGCGATGA
- a CDS encoding alpha-ketoacid dehydrogenase subunit alpha/beta, whose product MAKTKAARTVPGNGKVGQVQAAPAGDLDLKALFRALLLPRVIEEKQLRLIRQGRLSKWFSGYGQEAVAVGCAWALEPGDDILPMHRNLGVWTTRGVPLRPLFCQLMGRAGGFTKGRDRTFHFGLPSHHLYGMISHLAAMLPVACGLGLAARLDGRPNVALAFVGDGATREGDFHEALNLAAVWKLPVLFVVENNAYGLSTPVQEAVAVEDIADAAAGYGMPGVVVDGNDVLAVIAAVRQAAERARHGEGPTLLEMKTFRIRGHEEASGTKYVPPELIAAWAKKDPVERFTRYVLERGVMTEAEVEAVRAELEAEVDAVAEWALAQPPVESTPEAERADVFAPAFEAFVPPAGSSSEKRFIDAISEALAQAMERDERVILMGQDIAEYGGVFKVTAGFVERFGKARVRNTPIIESGAVGAAMGLALAGYRPVVEMQYADFISCGFNQIVNNLATTHYRWGAPVNVTIRAPFGGYIGAGPFHSQSMEAWFCHVPGLKVVVPATPQDAKGLLLTAIEEPNPVLFFEHKYLYRSLRGDVTEAPFHLPFGEARVVREGTHATVVTYGLGVHWALEEAEHWAGQGVELEVIDLRTLVPWDRETVLRSVAKTNRVLVLHEAPLTAGFGAEIAARIAEEAFEHLDAPVLRVGAEDLPVPFSPSLEREIYAARVRLRPALERLLAY is encoded by the coding sequence ATGGCGAAGACGAAGGCGGCCCGGACGGTGCCGGGCAATGGGAAGGTCGGGCAGGTGCAGGCGGCCCCGGCCGGTGACCTCGACCTGAAAGCGCTCTTCCGGGCCCTCCTGTTGCCGCGGGTCATCGAAGAGAAACAGTTGCGGTTGATCCGGCAGGGGCGGCTCTCGAAGTGGTTCAGCGGGTACGGGCAGGAGGCCGTCGCCGTCGGCTGTGCCTGGGCGCTCGAACCCGGCGACGACATCCTGCCGATGCACCGTAACCTGGGGGTGTGGACCACGCGCGGCGTGCCGCTGCGGCCGCTCTTCTGCCAGCTCATGGGCCGGGCCGGCGGCTTCACGAAAGGGCGCGACCGGACGTTCCACTTCGGCCTGCCGTCGCATCATCTCTACGGCATGATCTCCCACCTGGCCGCCATGCTTCCGGTCGCCTGCGGGCTGGGGCTGGCCGCCCGCCTCGACGGGCGCCCCAACGTGGCCCTCGCCTTCGTCGGCGACGGTGCCACCCGTGAGGGCGACTTCCACGAGGCGCTCAACCTGGCTGCCGTCTGGAAGCTGCCCGTGCTGTTCGTGGTGGAAAACAACGCCTACGGCCTCTCGACGCCCGTGCAGGAGGCCGTCGCCGTCGAAGACATCGCCGACGCGGCGGCGGGCTACGGCATGCCGGGCGTCGTCGTCGACGGGAACGACGTGCTGGCCGTCATCGCCGCCGTGCGGCAGGCCGCCGAACGCGCACGACACGGGGAGGGGCCGACGTTGCTCGAGATGAAGACGTTCCGCATCCGGGGGCACGAGGAGGCCTCCGGGACGAAGTACGTCCCGCCGGAGCTGATCGCGGCCTGGGCGAAGAAGGACCCGGTCGAGCGGTTCACCCGGTACGTGCTCGAGCGCGGCGTGATGACGGAGGCCGAGGTCGAGGCCGTGCGGGCGGAACTGGAGGCCGAGGTCGACGCCGTGGCCGAGTGGGCGCTGGCACAGCCGCCCGTCGAGAGCACGCCCGAAGCCGAGCGGGCCGACGTTTTCGCACCGGCGTTCGAGGCTTTCGTACCGCCGGCCGGGTCCTCATCGGAGAAGCGGTTCATCGACGCCATCTCGGAAGCCCTTGCCCAGGCCATGGAACGGGACGAGCGGGTGATCCTCATGGGGCAGGACATCGCCGAGTACGGCGGGGTGTTCAAGGTCACGGCCGGCTTCGTCGAGCGGTTCGGGAAGGCGCGGGTGCGCAACACCCCGATCATCGAGAGCGGGGCCGTCGGGGCGGCGATGGGGCTGGCGCTGGCCGGCTACCGCCCGGTCGTCGAGATGCAGTACGCCGACTTCATCTCGTGCGGGTTCAACCAGATCGTGAACAACCTGGCCACCACCCATTACCGCTGGGGGGCACCGGTCAACGTCACGATCCGGGCGCCGTTCGGGGGCTATATCGGTGCCGGGCCGTTCCACTCGCAGTCGATGGAGGCCTGGTTCTGCCATGTGCCGGGGCTCAAGGTGGTGGTGCCCGCCACCCCGCAGGACGCCAAGGGGTTGCTCCTGACGGCCATCGAGGAACCGAACCCGGTCCTGTTCTTCGAGCACAAGTACCTGTATCGCTCGCTCCGGGGCGACGTCACGGAGGCGCCGTTTCACCTGCCGTTCGGGGAGGCCCGGGTGGTGCGGGAGGGCACGCACGCCACGGTCGTAACCTATGGCCTGGGCGTGCACTGGGCGCTGGAGGAAGCCGAGCACTGGGCCGGTCAGGGCGTGGAGCTGGAGGTGATCGACCTGCGCACGCTCGTTCCGTGGGACCGCGAGACGGTGCTGCGTTCGGTGGCGAAGACGAACCGGGTGCTGGTGCTCCACGAAGCCCCCCTCACGGCCGGCTTCGGCGCGGAGATCGCCGCCCGCATCGCCGAGGAGGCCTTCGAGCACCTGGATGCACCCGTCTTGCGCGTCGGCGCCGAAGACCTGCCGGTGCCGTTCTCGCCGTCGCTCGAACGAGAGATCTATGCTGCCCGCGTACGGCTGCGGCCGGCCCTCGAACGGCTGCTGGCATACTGA
- a CDS encoding winged helix-turn-helix transcriptional regulator produces the protein MKHLEPLKLCLVCDDELVRAVVRLNCPSPHEVVTLSLAGLLDEQQRLSGHGQAVVAAAREADVVLVDWHLASAPVINTLCYQVRKEVRAPVLALCRNGPDERVAAIAAGADDAVTLPLHLPLLQAKVLSYRRLVEAVRAAAPVPGDARLPAARTFGPFRLDRRAHRFFIRGQEVDLTPREFALLEYLIANAGTLCTREQILDHVWGLSFDTGTNMVEVYMYFLRRKLEAFQLSDVIQTVRGLGYRLVLPEETSPP, from the coding sequence ATGAAACATCTCGAACCGCTCAAGCTTTGCCTGGTCTGCGACGACGAGCTCGTCCGGGCGGTGGTGCGGTTGAACTGCCCGTCGCCGCACGAGGTCGTGACGCTGTCGCTGGCCGGGCTGCTGGATGAGCAGCAACGCCTTTCGGGGCACGGGCAGGCGGTGGTCGCGGCGGCGCGGGAAGCCGACGTGGTGCTGGTCGACTGGCACCTGGCCTCGGCACCGGTGATCAACACGCTCTGCTACCAGGTGCGCAAGGAGGTGCGCGCGCCGGTGCTGGCCCTCTGCCGCAACGGCCCGGACGAGCGGGTGGCCGCCATCGCCGCCGGTGCCGACGACGCCGTGACGCTGCCGCTGCACCTGCCCCTCCTGCAGGCGAAGGTGCTCTCCTACCGGCGCCTGGTCGAGGCGGTGCGGGCGGCAGCCCCGGTTCCGGGCGACGCCCGCCTGCCGGCTGCCCGCACGTTCGGCCCCTTCCGGCTGGATCGCAGGGCCCACCGCTTCTTTATCCGGGGGCAGGAGGTGGACCTGACCCCGCGCGAGTTTGCACTGCTCGAATACCTGATTGCCAACGCCGGTACCCTGTGCACCCGCGAGCAGATCCTCGATCATGTGTGGGGGCTCAGCTTCGACACCGGCACCAACATGGTGGAGGTCTATATGTACTTCCTCCGGCGCAAGCTTGAAGCCTTCCAGCTTTCCGACGTGATCCAGACGGTGCGGGGACTGGGCTACCGGCTCGTGTTGCCGGAAGAGACCTCCCCGCCCTGA
- a CDS encoding L,D-transpeptidase: MPVPAPGTTAPAKETTAGTSLPRKGSRLRPALAGGLLGLLLALLVGLGARDLQEGLLALLPHREPAGPVLGGAEAQQAARQHRQGIRRLEARLNARIPRQPYLVVSTTENRFWLRQGTGLLREGLCSTGSYVRLEGATDQTWTFFTPRGAFKILGKMENPVWRKPDWAFVEEGRPVPPPGAPERYERGVLGDYALALGQGYLIHGTLYQRLLGLPVTHGCIRLGDDDLRAVYLALRLGAPVFIY; this comes from the coding sequence ATGCCCGTACCAGCCCCGGGCACCACGGCCCCGGCGAAGGAGACAACAGCCGGGACCAGCCTACCCCGCAAGGGCTCCCGCCTGCGCCCCGCCCTGGCCGGCGGGCTGCTCGGCCTCCTGCTGGCCCTGCTCGTGGGACTGGGCGCACGGGACCTGCAGGAAGGCCTGCTGGCGCTCCTCCCGCACCGGGAACCCGCCGGCCCGGTCCTCGGAGGGGCCGAGGCGCAGCAGGCGGCACGCCAGCACCGGCAGGGCATCCGCCGGCTCGAAGCACGGCTGAACGCCCGGATTCCACGCCAGCCCTACCTGGTCGTCAGTACCACCGAAAACAGGTTCTGGCTCCGGCAGGGAACCGGCCTGCTCCGTGAAGGGCTGTGCTCGACCGGCAGCTACGTACGCCTGGAGGGAGCGACCGACCAGACCTGGACCTTCTTCACCCCGCGCGGTGCCTTCAAGATTCTGGGCAAAATGGAAAACCCCGTCTGGCGCAAGCCGGACTGGGCCTTCGTCGAGGAAGGACGCCCCGTTCCCCCGCCCGGAGCGCCGGAGCGCTACGAACGCGGCGTCCTCGGCGATTACGCCCTCGCCCTGGGCCAGGGCTACCTCATCCACGGCACCCTCTACCAGCGCCTGCTCGGCCTGCCCGTCACGCACGGCTGCATCCGCCTCGGCGACGACGACCTGCGCGCCGTCTACCTGGCCCTGCGCCTCGGGGCCCCCGTCTTCATCTACTAG
- a CDS encoding L,D-transpeptidase family protein — protein sequence MRLRRAARPASGRRRWIAGLLLLPGLLGLLAYTLADTAPVAAFETARQALGQARATEAERYAPEPWQQAQARWQEALRHWQQENRRWFILRNYDAARQAAGEAARLGEAATRRARHARDSLAWHATLTLALLRDQLDSLQAGLSRLSHRPRWQTTLATAHARLVRGEAALERKDFLAAAEAAAAAQAVVQQVGQALEQTVTQYLARLPLWRRWHDDTVAWSARHRAPAIVVDKMAHRLYLYEAGRLRHTFDAELGPNWMGPKRHEGDLSTPEGQYRVVRKRGAGETIYHRALDLDYPNAADRQRFLEARRRGTLPPHARIGGNIEIHGEGGRGADWTRGCIALANADMERLFELVPTGTPVTIVGALEVPAFARIGAPPPGHFPAAGRPSAGNLP from the coding sequence ATGCGGCTTCGACGTGCGGCCCGCCCGGCCTCCGGTCGCCGGCGCTGGATAGCCGGACTGCTGTTGCTGCCGGGCCTGCTGGGCCTGCTTGCCTACACGCTGGCCGACACGGCGCCCGTCGCGGCCTTCGAAACGGCGCGACAGGCACTCGGCCAGGCCCGGGCAACCGAGGCGGAACGGTACGCCCCCGAACCCTGGCAGCAGGCCCAGGCACGCTGGCAGGAAGCCCTCCGGCACTGGCAACAGGAAAACCGGCGCTGGTTCATCCTGCGGAACTACGACGCGGCCCGTCAGGCTGCCGGTGAGGCGGCCCGCCTGGGCGAAGCGGCCACCCGCCGTGCCCGCCACGCCCGGGACTCGCTGGCCTGGCATGCCACGCTCACCCTGGCGCTGCTGCGGGACCAGCTCGACTCGCTGCAGGCCGGCCTGAGCCGGCTCTCGCATCGCCCGCGCTGGCAAACGACCCTGGCCACCGCACACGCACGGCTCGTCCGGGGCGAGGCCGCCCTCGAACGGAAAGACTTCCTGGCAGCCGCCGAGGCCGCCGCTGCCGCACAGGCCGTCGTGCAACAGGTCGGCCAGGCGCTCGAACAGACCGTCACGCAGTACCTGGCCCGGCTGCCGCTGTGGCGACGCTGGCACGACGACACCGTCGCCTGGTCGGCACGGCACCGCGCTCCGGCGATCGTCGTCGACAAGATGGCGCACCGCCTGTATCTCTACGAGGCCGGTCGCCTCCGCCATACCTTCGACGCCGAACTGGGCCCCAACTGGATGGGCCCCAAACGGCACGAAGGCGACCTCTCGACCCCTGAAGGGCAGTACCGCGTCGTCCGGAAACGCGGGGCGGGAGAGACGATCTACCACCGGGCGCTGGACCTCGACTATCCGAACGCGGCAGACCGGCAGCGTTTCCTCGAAGCGCGCCGGCGTGGCACCCTGCCCCCGCATGCCCGCATCGGCGGCAACATCGAAATCCACGGGGAAGGCGGCCGCGGGGCCGACTGGACGCGCGGCTGCATCGCCCTCGCCAACGCCGACATGGAGCGCCTCTTCGAGCTCGTCCCCACCGGCACCCCCGTCACCATCGTCGGGGCCCTGGAGGTGCCCGCCTTTGCCCGCATCGGCGCCCCTCCGCCCGGCCACTTCCCGGCCGCCGGCCGCCCCTCGGCCGGCAACCTGCCATGA
- a CDS encoding DUF4398 domain-containing protein gives MKTNRFQALAGLFLLAVVLTGCAQVPQQQLDTAQAALQAAAEAEANLYVADLYQALQDSLAAAQTEIETQKSRFALTRDYSRAERLLQFVTQTAAEAQAATQKEAMRAEAERLIAEARQALTQVQDLLAKAPRGKEGTMALVSIQTDRNNASQTLDQATTALENGKILEARDLAATALEKANLLIQELNTAIAKQAGTRS, from the coding sequence ATGAAGACGAACCGTTTCCAGGCCCTTGCCGGGCTTTTTCTCCTGGCCGTTGTGCTGACGGGCTGCGCGCAGGTGCCGCAGCAACAGCTGGACACCGCCCAGGCAGCGCTTCAGGCGGCGGCCGAAGCCGAAGCCAACCTGTACGTGGCCGACCTGTACCAGGCACTCCAGGACTCGCTGGCCGCGGCCCAGACAGAGATCGAAACCCAGAAATCCCGGTTCGCCCTGACGCGCGACTACAGCCGCGCCGAACGGCTGCTGCAGTTCGTGACGCAGACGGCGGCCGAGGCCCAGGCGGCCACGCAGAAGGAGGCCATGCGGGCCGAGGCGGAGCGCCTGATCGCAGAGGCCCGGCAGGCCCTGACGCAGGTGCAGGACCTGCTGGCGAAGGCGCCGCGCGGCAAGGAAGGGACCATGGCCCTGGTCTCCATCCAGACAGACCGCAACAACGCCTCGCAGACGCTCGACCAGGCCACCACGGCGCTGGAGAACGGAAAGATCCTCGAGGCCCGCGACCTGGCCGCCACGGCGCTTGAGAAAGCGAACCTGCTCATCCAGGAGCTGAACACCGCCATCGCCAAGCAAGCCGGTACCCGCAGCTGA
- the bcp gene encoding thioredoxin-dependent thiol peroxidase, whose protein sequence is MPETDTMPGVGQIAPDFEGKTQHGKTVRLSDFRGKKVALYFYPKDDTPGCTRQACNLRDHFAALQEAGVVVLGVSADDVASHERFAGKYDLPFPLVADPEHRILEAYGVWGERTLYGRKFMGTRRTTFLIDEDGKIVHVFKRPKVDEHAREILEAFGLA, encoded by the coding sequence ATGCCAGAGACCGACACCATGCCCGGGGTGGGGCAGATCGCCCCGGATTTCGAGGGGAAAACCCAGCACGGCAAGACCGTTCGCCTGTCCGACTTTCGCGGGAAGAAGGTCGCCCTGTATTTTTACCCCAAGGATGACACCCCGGGCTGCACCCGGCAGGCGTGTAACCTCCGGGACCACTTCGCGGCCCTGCAGGAGGCCGGGGTCGTGGTGCTCGGCGTCTCCGCCGACGACGTGGCCTCGCACGAGCGGTTCGCCGGGAAGTACGACCTGCCGTTTCCGCTCGTGGCCGACCCCGAGCACCGCATCCTCGAAGCCTATGGCGTCTGGGGCGAGCGCACCCTCTACGGGCGCAAGTTCATGGGGACCCGGCGCACGACGTTCCTGATCGACGAGGACGGAAAGATCGTCCACGTCTTCAAACGGCCGAAGGTGGACGAGCATGCCCGGGAGATCCTCGAAGCGTTCGGGCTTGCCTGA
- the gatB gene encoding Asp-tRNA(Asn)/Glu-tRNA(Gln) amidotransferase subunit GatB, whose translation MPHEDYEAVIGLEVHCQLLTASKAFSPEPAAFGAAPNTNVDPVSLGHPGTLPVLNERLVDYTLRMGLATHSRIAPRSVFARKHYFYPDLPKGYQISQYETPICEGGYVEVEGEGDGGVQVRRIRLRRIHMEEDAGKSLHDQDPYATYIDHNRCGVPLIEIVSEPDIRTPREAALYVQKIRQIVRYLGICDGNMEEGSLRCDANVSVRRKGETRLGTKTEVKNMNSFRSVERALEYEIRRQIRLLEAGGTVVQETRLWDADRQETRPMRSKEEAHDYRYFPDPDLVPVVVTEERLAKVRAALPEMPEARRRRYVETWCLPAYDAAVLTEERGVAEYFEATVAALAAGATDEEAAVAAKAASNFVMTDVLRVLNERGLAVEAFPIAPARLAALIRLRLEDRISSSAATELFERMLEDESDPEALARAHNLLQVSDAGALLPVVEAVLERHPKQLQQYLGGKEGVLGFFIGQVMRTFPGAPDPRRVRELLLERIAARRERA comes from the coding sequence ATGCCGCACGAAGATTACGAAGCCGTCATCGGTCTGGAAGTGCACTGCCAGCTCTTGACGGCGTCGAAGGCGTTCAGTCCCGAGCCGGCGGCCTTCGGGGCGGCACCCAACACGAACGTCGATCCGGTCAGTCTCGGCCATCCGGGCACGTTGCCGGTACTCAACGAGCGTCTGGTGGACTACACGTTGCGGATGGGGCTGGCCACGCACAGCCGCATCGCTCCGCGCTCGGTCTTCGCTCGCAAGCATTATTTCTATCCGGACCTGCCCAAGGGGTATCAGATTTCCCAGTACGAGACCCCGATCTGCGAGGGCGGGTACGTCGAGGTCGAAGGCGAAGGGGACGGTGGCGTGCAGGTGCGGCGCATCCGGCTCCGGCGTATCCACATGGAGGAGGACGCCGGCAAGTCGCTCCACGACCAGGATCCCTATGCGACCTACATCGACCACAACCGCTGCGGGGTGCCGCTGATCGAGATCGTGTCGGAGCCGGACATCCGGACCCCCCGCGAGGCGGCGCTCTACGTGCAGAAGATCCGGCAGATCGTCCGCTACCTGGGCATCTGCGACGGCAACATGGAGGAAGGATCGCTCCGGTGCGACGCCAACGTGTCCGTCCGGCGTAAAGGGGAGACGCGGCTCGGGACAAAGACGGAGGTCAAGAACATGAACTCCTTTCGGAGCGTGGAGCGGGCGCTCGAGTACGAGATCCGGCGGCAGATCCGCCTGCTCGAAGCCGGGGGGACGGTGGTGCAGGAGACCCGCCTGTGGGACGCCGACCGGCAGGAGACGCGCCCGATGCGTTCGAAGGAAGAGGCCCACGACTACCGCTACTTTCCCGATCCGGACCTGGTGCCCGTCGTCGTCACGGAGGAGCGCCTGGCGAAGGTGCGGGCCGCGTTGCCCGAGATGCCCGAGGCCCGGCGCCGCCGCTATGTGGAGACCTGGTGCCTGCCCGCCTACGACGCCGCCGTCCTGACCGAAGAGCGGGGCGTGGCCGAGTATTTCGAGGCGACCGTCGCCGCGCTCGCCGCCGGGGCCACGGACGAGGAAGCTGCCGTGGCGGCCAAGGCTGCCTCGAACTTCGTCATGACCGACGTGCTGCGGGTGCTCAACGAGCGGGGGCTCGCCGTCGAGGCGTTCCCGATTGCCCCGGCACGCCTGGCCGCGCTCATCCGCCTTCGCCTGGAAGACCGCATCAGCTCCTCGGCGGCGACGGAGCTGTTCGAGAGGATGCTGGAGGACGAAAGCGACCCGGAGGCGCTCGCCCGGGCGCACAACCTCCTGCAGGTGTCGGACGCCGGGGCGTTGCTGCCGGTCGTGGAGGCGGTGCTGGAACGCCATCCGAAACAGTTACAGCAATACCTCGGTGGGAAGGAGGGCGTGCTCGGTTTCTTCATCGGGCAGGTCATGCGCACCTTTCCCGGTGCCCCCGATCCCCGCCGGGTGCGCGAGTTGCTGCTCGAACGCATCGCGGCCCGCCGGGAACGGGCGTGA
- a CDS encoding peroxiredoxin family protein: MTRICLLIPFVAGLLWVGCGPGGEDPGPVRSRLEGRLSVAAEVDSTGDYGGFEVLVVDNSTGDVDTLGRAVTDSTGAFGLDVRAPFRGIFPLLINRAGAQLYFGELVVAHGDTARIQATFPLRRPSLVVRGSRENGAWMAYRSAKDHHTRVLSEVLREQGYEAGRVANTIRQTSNLMWGLQQTYPGTLGATVAAAEAVVMLDGWDDALLVERARQLPPDHPNLVEVMRAARRAQARLRGQEAALALLREFQARTPSNETWAGLQSEVVLAYIDSLQQDEALAAAQELARRAPDGRWVRWSDRAVYELENLMPGMPAPGFVVTTLDGRTVRLDSLRGRVVVLEFYAPRNEIFLREVGLRNRLYRALDAFPVTVVAVSLDPDTLITEAFLEGRDIPGLHVVAPGGLDGPLAGLYNVNLLPTRYLIGPDGTIVSKYVGSAMVPLQIELAGLLGLRPRTDAPVSAR, translated from the coding sequence ATGACACGAATCTGTCTGCTGATACCCTTCGTGGCCGGGTTGCTCTGGGTCGGGTGCGGTCCGGGTGGAGAGGACCCGGGGCCGGTCCGGAGCCGGCTCGAAGGGCGGCTGTCCGTGGCGGCGGAGGTGGATTCCACGGGCGATTACGGCGGCTTCGAGGTGCTCGTCGTCGACAACTCCACCGGCGACGTGGACACGCTCGGCCGGGCCGTCACCGATTCGACCGGTGCCTTCGGGCTGGACGTGCGGGCCCCGTTCCGGGGCATCTTCCCGCTCCTCATTAACCGGGCCGGGGCGCAACTCTATTTCGGCGAGCTGGTGGTGGCCCACGGCGACACCGCCCGCATTCAGGCCACGTTCCCGCTCCGGCGGCCCAGCCTGGTCGTCCGCGGGTCGAGGGAGAACGGTGCCTGGATGGCCTACCGGAGCGCGAAGGACCACCATACCCGGGTCCTCTCGGAGGTGCTCCGGGAACAGGGCTATGAAGCCGGGCGCGTGGCGAACACCATCCGGCAGACGAGCAACCTCATGTGGGGCTTGCAGCAGACCTATCCGGGCACGCTCGGGGCCACCGTGGCTGCCGCCGAGGCCGTCGTCATGCTGGACGGGTGGGACGATGCCCTGCTGGTGGAGCGTGCCCGGCAGCTTCCGCCGGACCATCCGAACCTGGTCGAGGTGATGCGGGCGGCCCGCCGTGCACAGGCCCGTCTCCGCGGGCAGGAGGCCGCCCTGGCCCTCCTGCGCGAGTTCCAGGCACGTACTCCCTCGAACGAGACCTGGGCCGGCCTGCAGTCCGAGGTCGTCCTGGCCTACATCGACAGCCTGCAGCAGGACGAGGCGCTGGCGGCCGCGCAGGAGCTGGCCCGCCGGGCGCCGGACGGCCGGTGGGTCCGGTGGAGCGACCGGGCCGTCTATGAACTGGAGAACCTGATGCCGGGCATGCCGGCCCCCGGCTTCGTCGTCACTACCCTCGACGGGCGCACCGTGCGGCTGGACAGCCTGCGGGGCCGGGTCGTGGTCCTGGAATTCTACGCACCGCGGAACGAAATCTTCCTCCGGGAGGTGGGCCTGCGAAACCGGCTCTACCGTGCACTGGACGCTTTTCCCGTCACCGTGGTGGCCGTTTCCCTCGACCCGGACACCCTCATCACCGAAGCCTTCCTCGAAGGCCGGGACATCCCGGGCCTGCACGTCGTCGCCCCCGGCGGGCTCGACGGGCCGCTGGCCGGGCTCTACAACGTGAATCTCCTTCCGACGCGCTATCTTATCGGGCCGGACGGCACGATCGTCAGCAAATACGTCGGCAGTGCGATGGTGCCGCTGCAGATCGAGCTGGCCGGGCTGCTTGGCCTGCGTCCTCGAACCGACGCGCCGGTCTCTGCCCGCTGA